The DNA window CAAGGTGGACCAGAAACTGAAGCAGGCCGCGCAGGACCTGGACAAGTTCTATGCCGAGCGTGTGCCCTCGGAAGCGTCGGCGCTGGCGGAGCGGCTGGGCAAGCTGGCCTCGAAGAACCACGTGCAAATCTCGCAGGTCAAGTACGCCACGGAAGAGAGCGAGCTGCGCGGGCTTCGGCAGGTAACGGTGAAGGCCAATCTGGCCGCCGATTACCTCAGCCTGATGAAGTTCCTCAACGCGCTGGAACGCGACCCCATGTTCTTCGTCATTCAGCGCATCACGCTGAACGAAGGAGA is part of the Terriglobales bacterium genome and encodes:
- a CDS encoding GspMb/PilO family protein → MISNLQELRKSMLWLLVVLLVLDAAAGAFLLSPLARSHEDLMAEKQSLEARRGLREREVAPLRKVDQKLKQAAQDLDKFYAERVPSEASALAERLGKLASKNHVQISQVKYATEESELRGLRQVTVKANLAADYLSLMKFLNALERDPMFFVIQRITLNEGEEGQVRLDLELETYLKQES